A region of Nitrospinota bacterium DNA encodes the following proteins:
- a CDS encoding NAD-dependent malic enzyme gives MSHFRIASDKNGEPYMEIDEVGSDILYHHLLNKGTAFTEEERREFELAGLLPAHVATLEEQSIRVYENYLSKPTNIEKYIHLRSLQDRNETLFYALVAAHLEEMAPIIYTPTVGEACQKGSHIFRHARGLYITPDNVEDMGRMARNIPFPAEKIEIIVVTDNQGILGIGDQGAGGMNIPIGKLSLYTLGAGIPPWVCLPISLDVGTNNKALLNDPLYLGVRKPRLTGAEYDEFIGKFVDGVKTNFPKALLQWEDFSKSNAFTNLDSYRGSLLSFNDDIQGTGAVVLAGITGAMKISDADITDQKFLVYGAGAGGMGVARQIRNELIGKGLSRHEACNRIYVVDSRGLVTQDRADPESYKMEFAKHGGMVVEWNVANPEKITLEEVVANARITVLLGFSGQPGTFTKPVVEAMAVNTPMPVIFPLSNPTSQTEALPKNIYEWSHGRAIVATGSPFPPVTFEGQTYRVGQGNNAFIFPGVGLGAIACGAKSITDEMFTAASHRLSEFMPPDAAQTHCVFPRVVDLPKVSVEVAEAVFDTAVSQGVAPAPPPGKTPREIIKGRIWKPVYLPYKRKK, from the coding sequence ATGAGCCACTTCCGTATAGCCAGCGATAAAAACGGCGAACCGTACATGGAGATAGATGAAGTAGGGTCTGACATCCTGTACCACCATCTGCTCAACAAGGGGACGGCGTTTACGGAAGAGGAGCGGCGCGAGTTCGAGCTGGCGGGCCTTCTTCCGGCCCACGTGGCCACCCTGGAGGAGCAGAGCATAAGGGTTTACGAAAATTATCTTTCCAAGCCCACCAACATTGAAAAATACATCCACCTGCGTTCCCTACAAGACAGGAACGAAACCCTTTTTTATGCCCTGGTGGCGGCCCATCTGGAAGAGATGGCGCCAATTATCTACACCCCTACCGTGGGGGAAGCCTGCCAGAAAGGGAGCCACATTTTCCGGCACGCCCGGGGGCTTTATATCACCCCCGACAACGTGGAAGACATGGGCAGGATGGCCCGCAACATCCCATTCCCGGCGGAGAAGATAGAGATAATCGTGGTCACAGACAACCAGGGGATTTTGGGTATTGGCGACCAGGGGGCCGGGGGCATGAACATACCCATAGGAAAGCTTTCGCTTTACACGCTTGGCGCGGGCATTCCCCCATGGGTATGTCTTCCCATTTCGCTGGACGTGGGCACCAACAATAAGGCTCTTCTCAACGATCCTTTATACCTTGGGGTAAGAAAGCCACGGCTCACCGGAGCCGAGTACGATGAGTTCATAGGCAAGTTCGTGGACGGGGTGAAAACCAATTTCCCCAAGGCGCTTCTGCAGTGGGAAGATTTCTCCAAGAGCAACGCCTTTACCAACCTGGACTCTTACCGGGGTTCCCTGCTTTCCTTCAACGACGACATCCAGGGTACCGGCGCCGTGGTGCTGGCGGGCATCACCGGGGCCATGAAGATATCCGACGCCGACATTACGGATCAAAAGTTCCTGGTGTATGGCGCCGGGGCCGGGGGGATGGGCGTGGCCCGGCAGATAAGGAACGAGTTGATAGGCAAAGGGCTTTCAAGGCATGAGGCGTGTAACAGGATATACGTGGTGGACAGCCGCGGGCTTGTAACGCAAGACAGGGCCGACCCTGAAAGCTACAAAATGGAGTTCGCCAAGCATGGCGGCATGGTGGTGGAGTGGAACGTGGCCAACCCGGAAAAGATAACGCTGGAAGAGGTTGTGGCCAACGCCAGGATCACCGTCCTGCTGGGTTTTTCCGGCCAGCCGGGAACATTCACAAAACCGGTGGTGGAGGCAATGGCCGTGAATACTCCGATGCCGGTGATATTCCCATTGAGCAACCCCACCAGCCAGACCGAGGCTTTGCCCAAGAATATTTACGAGTGGAGCCATGGCCGGGCCATAGTAGCCACCGGGAGCCCGTTCCCGCCTGTAACATTTGAAGGCCAAACATACAGGGTGGGGCAGGGGAACAACGCGTTTATCTTCCCAGGGGTGGGGCTTGGCGCCATCGCCTGCGGGGCGAAATCCATAACAGATGAAATGTTCACCGCCGCATCCCACAGGCTGTCGGAGTTTATGCCGCCCGACGCCGCGCAGACCCATTGCGTGTTTCCAAGGGTTGTGGACCTGCCCAAGGTAAGCGTTGAAGTGGCCGAGGCGGTGTTCGATACGGCGGTAAGCCAGGGAGTGGCCCCGGCGCCGCCGCCCGGTAAAACCCCCAGGGAAATAATCAAGGGCAGGATATGGAAACCGGTGTATCTGCCATACAAGAGGAAGAAATGA